The genomic stretch GATAGTTCCACGGCGCTATAATTAACGTTACCCCAAACGGCTCACGGTGAATGACGCTTTTAGAGCCAAAGTGAGTAACAGGGGACTTTACTTTCTCCGGTGTCATCCACTCTTTTAGGTGTTTAAGTGTGAACTTAATTTCTTCTAGAAGGAAACCAATTTCAGTTGTATAAGCTTCCCATTCTGATTTATGCAGATCATCTTTAAGTGCTTGTAAGATCTCAGGTTCATATTCTTTTATCACGTCTCTTAACGTTTCAAGCTGTTTTTTTCTAAACGAATAGGATTTTGTTTCCCCTGTATAAAAATATTCTTTTTGCAGGGTTACTTTATCAGCAATATTCTCCATCTTATACTCTCCTTTTAACGACTTTATTGTTCTTTAGTTTAAACATTTAAACATAATATGTCAATTTTAAAACTCTTATATAGGTTTATTTCTTCCTGTTTGGGGGGAAAACCTGCATAAAAGCAATTCCTGTAATCAACACTATACAAGGATGTAGTTAAGAAGGAGGCAATTTACTATCGAAACGCTTGGTCATCATATCATCGCAGAGATGTGGAATTGTAACAAAGAAAAATTAAACGATTTAGTGTATATAGAAGAAACATTCGCTAGTGCGGCTCTTGAAGCTGGAGCAGAAATAAGAGATGTAGTTTTCCATCCATTTGAACCTCAAGGTATAAGTGGGGCGGTTATTATCGCTGAGTCCCATCTAACCATCCACAGTTTCCCTGAACATGGCTATGCTTCTGTTGATGTCTATACATGCGGAGATAAGATTGATCCTTCCGAAGCAGCAAATGCGATCGCAAGGTCATTAGAAGCAAAAACCATTCACACAGTGAAAATCCCACGTGGTACAGGAGAAATTACCGTAAAAGAAATTGAAAAAAGTGGTGTAGAATCACAATAATTGACTGTAAAGAGGCGGTATGGAACCGCCTCTCAATTATTGCTTTTATTGTTGAAGTTGTAACTTTTTATAGTGTGAAAGCGCAAGTAGTGGCCATATCACTTCATAACTATGATATCTGATATAAAACCCTCCTGGTAATCCCGCCCCTGTTGGATACGTGCGTTCTTCCATATCAAATGATTTCTTGAGAAGGTAATCCACACCTCTATTTAATGAATCACCTGTTTCTTTACAAACGGATAAAGCATCAACGGCCCATGCTGTTTGTGATGGTGTGCTAACGTGTAAAGGCACGAATTTCTGTTGACTATCACTTTGACACGACTCTCCCCATCCTCCATCATTTCTCTGTATCTTCTTAAGAAACTGTATTCCTTTTCGAACAGGAGTAAAATCAGAAGGATAGCCAGCTGCCTTTAAAGCCGTTAACGCTGCCCATGTACCATAAATGTAGCAAATCCCCCATCTACCTCTCCAAGAACCATCGCTCTCTTGATTCTGAATCAACCAGTTTGTTCCCTTTCTAATGGAAGGATGATTACGGTTTAGTTCAGCATAGTTACATAAAAACTCAACGGTTCTACCAGTTAAATCCGCCGATGAATCATCTGGAAAAGATGACCTTGCCCCGTCAATGGGT from Bacillus sp. Cs-700 encodes the following:
- the speD gene encoding adenosylmethionine decarboxylase, giving the protein METLGHHIIAEMWNCNKEKLNDLVYIEETFASAALEAGAEIRDVVFHPFEPQGISGAVIIAESHLTIHSFPEHGYASVDVYTCGDKIDPSEAANAIARSLEAKTIHTVKIPRGTGEITVKEIEKSGVESQ